One part of the Nitrospiraceae bacterium genome encodes these proteins:
- the gatC gene encoding Asp-tRNA(Asn)/Glu-tRNA(Gln) amidotransferase subunit GatC: MEITKQEVENVGKLARLELTEVEKTAFAKQLSQILTYVETLKQYDTTGVEPTATVLGQVNVSRPDEVRPSLSVEKAVANAPETSEGFFIVPKIIEER, from the coding sequence ATGGAAATTACCAAGCAGGAAGTCGAGAATGTCGGGAAGCTGGCTCGGTTGGAGTTGACCGAAGTCGAGAAGACTGCGTTTGCGAAACAGCTAAGTCAGATTCTCACATACGTGGAGACGCTGAAACAGTATGACACGACCGGGGTGGAACCTACGGCGACGGTGCTGGGTCAGGTCAACGTCTCTCGCCCAGATGAGGTTCGACCTTCTCTCTCGGTCGAAAAGGCGGTGGCGAACGCTCCTGAAACGTCAGAGGGATTCTTCATCGTCCCGAAGATTATTGAAGAACGATAG
- the panD gene encoding aspartate 1-decarboxylase, producing MFRQMLRSKIHRATVTEACLDYEGSLTIDEGLMEAAGILPYEAIVCSNLNNGERFMTYAMAGKRGSGEIVLNGPTARKGAVGDQIIIFCYEYYGEEEIKRHAPKIIQVNDKNRIIS from the coding sequence ATGTTTAGGCAGATGTTACGGTCGAAAATCCATCGTGCTACGGTGACCGAGGCCTGTCTCGACTATGAAGGCAGCCTCACGATCGACGAGGGCCTGATGGAAGCGGCGGGCATCCTTCCCTACGAGGCGATTGTCTGTTCGAACCTGAATAACGGAGAGCGGTTCATGACCTACGCGATGGCCGGCAAGCGGGGTAGCGGTGAAATCGTCCTCAACGGGCCGACTGCGCGCAAGGGAGCGGTCGGAGACCAGATCATCATTTTTTGTTACGAGTACTATGGAGAGGAAGAAATTAAACGGCACGCGCCAAAGATCATCCAAGTCAACGATAAAAACCGAATCATCTCGTAG
- the gatA gene encoding Asp-tRNA(Asn)/Glu-tRNA(Gln) amidotransferase subunit GatA, with translation MSIHKLTLSELQKKFIAGEITTSEIVRAYFLRIGQTEHKVKAYVSQTKETAVIQARALDEALKGWRKTLPMMGMPLAIKDNICTEGVPTTCASRMLGNFVPPYDATVIKKLHDQGYILLGKTNLDEFAMGSSTENSAFGSSRNPWNLHYVPGGSSGGSAAAVAADECAAALGSDTGGSIRQPAAFCGVVGLKPTYGRVSRYGLVAFASSLDQIGPITKDVTDAALLLGVIAGHDPLDSTSADVPVPDYLKALKKNDLRKLKVGVPVEFFTEGLDPEVEQSVRAAIEELKNLGGEVVEIRLPRTDAAVATYYVIATAEASSNLARFEGVRFGLRAKETKDLLDLYMKTRQEGFGPEVKRRIMLGTYALSAGYYDAYYGKAQAVRTLIRQDFDAAFKEVDVIATPVTPTPAFKLGEKIEDPLQMYLSDIYTISVNLAGLPAISVPCGFSQAGLPIGLQLIGRAFEEDTILRAAHAYEQSTQWHLKKPVVR, from the coding sequence ATGTCGATTCATAAGCTCACCCTTTCCGAGCTCCAGAAGAAATTTATAGCCGGCGAAATTACGACCAGCGAGATCGTGCGTGCCTATTTTCTTCGCATCGGTCAAACTGAGCACAAGGTAAAGGCCTATGTGTCCCAGACCAAGGAAACTGCGGTGATACAGGCGCGTGCGCTGGACGAGGCGCTGAAGGGATGGCGCAAGACGTTACCCATGATGGGAATGCCTCTGGCGATCAAGGACAATATCTGCACCGAAGGGGTGCCTACGACCTGTGCCTCTCGCATGCTCGGCAACTTTGTCCCTCCCTACGATGCGACGGTGATCAAAAAGCTGCATGATCAGGGTTATATCCTGCTCGGCAAGACAAATCTCGACGAATTTGCGATGGGCTCATCCACCGAGAACTCGGCGTTTGGTTCCAGCCGGAATCCGTGGAATCTTCACTATGTGCCGGGAGGATCAAGTGGCGGGTCAGCGGCTGCCGTCGCGGCCGATGAATGCGCTGCCGCCTTGGGTTCTGATACCGGCGGGTCAATTCGTCAGCCAGCCGCGTTTTGCGGAGTCGTCGGACTCAAACCGACGTACGGGCGGGTGTCTCGTTACGGTTTAGTGGCCTTCGCCTCGTCGCTTGATCAGATCGGTCCCATCACGAAGGATGTCACAGACGCCGCGCTGTTGTTGGGGGTGATTGCGGGCCATGATCCGCTCGACTCAACCTCAGCAGATGTTCCCGTGCCGGACTATCTCAAAGCGCTCAAAAAAAATGATCTGAGAAAACTCAAGGTTGGCGTGCCGGTCGAATTCTTTACGGAAGGGCTCGACCCGGAAGTTGAGCAATCCGTCCGTGCTGCGATCGAGGAACTAAAGAATCTTGGTGGCGAGGTTGTAGAGATCCGCTTACCGAGAACCGACGCGGCCGTTGCGACCTACTATGTGATTGCGACCGCAGAGGCCAGTTCCAACCTCGCGCGATTTGAGGGTGTGAGGTTCGGCCTGCGTGCCAAAGAGACCAAGGATCTGCTCGACCTCTACATGAAAACCAGGCAGGAAGGCTTTGGGCCTGAGGTGAAACGCCGAATCATGCTGGGCACCTATGCGCTCAGCGCCGGCTATTATGACGCCTATTACGGTAAAGCGCAGGCTGTCCGCACGTTGATCAGGCAGGATTTTGACGCCGCCTTCAAGGAAGTGGACGTGATCGCCACGCCTGTCACTCCCACACCAGCGTTCAAGCTGGGAGAAAAAATCGAAGATCCGTTGCAGATGTACTTGTCCGACATCTACACAATCTCAGTCAACCTTGCCGGATTGCCGGCGATCTCGGTGCCCTGCGGATTCAGCCAAGCGGGGTTACCGATTGGCCTGCAGCTGATCGGACGCGCTTTCGAAGAAGACACGATCCTTCGCGCAGCGCATGCCTATGAGCAGAGCACGCAGTGGCATTTGAAGAAACCGGTGGTACGATAG
- a CDS encoding DUF948 domain-containing protein, translating into MTMVEMAAGLVAVGFAVLVGYLVPVLVQMRKTVVESQQLLAKMSTDLPPLITELRAMSQNVNDMAEQARSGVEHAAVLLHAMGEVGESVQQVHNVVRGSGGTMLMNVASVVAGFKAATRVMKDRLGKEGGSHNGG; encoded by the coding sequence ATGACAATGGTTGAAATGGCAGCTGGTCTCGTAGCAGTTGGTTTCGCGGTACTCGTGGGCTATCTTGTGCCGGTGCTGGTTCAGATGCGCAAGACGGTTGTGGAGTCACAACAGTTGCTCGCCAAGATGAGCACGGATCTCCCACCGCTTATCACAGAGTTGCGTGCGATGAGCCAGAATGTGAACGATATGGCGGAGCAGGCACGGAGTGGCGTGGAACATGCCGCGGTATTGCTTCACGCAATGGGAGAAGTGGGAGAATCCGTCCAGCAGGTCCATAACGTCGTACGAGGGTCGGGAGGCACAATGTTAATGAATGTGGCAAGCGTGGTGGCCGGATTCAAAGCGGCAACCAGAGTCATGAAGGATCGATTGGGGAAGGAAGGAGGGTCTCACAATGGCGGATGA
- a CDS encoding YtxH domain-containing protein — translation MADDRGSSAAGVLLAFISGTALGAIAALLLAPQSGRESREQLRGYARRAEDNLRELAGRAGEVIEEAVGEGREYVESKKSVLREAFEAGREAMRRERDRMSGDQG, via the coding sequence ATGGCGGATGATCGTGGGTCTTCGGCGGCAGGAGTCCTGTTGGCCTTCATCAGCGGTACTGCTCTCGGTGCGATTGCGGCTCTGTTGCTGGCCCCGCAGTCTGGACGGGAGTCGCGCGAACAGCTGCGTGGCTATGCGCGCCGTGCCGAAGATAACCTGCGCGAGTTGGCAGGTCGTGCCGGCGAGGTGATTGAAGAAGCTGTCGGCGAAGGACGTGAATACGTCGAGTCCAAGAAGTCCGTGCTGCGGGAAGCGTTCGAAGCGGGTCGTGAGGCGATGCGCCGGGAACGTGATCGCATGTCGGGCGATCAAGGCTAA